In Bacteroidales bacterium, the genomic window AAGCCCTATTGAATTGCGAAAAATCAGATGAAATTACCTGGCTGAAGGGAGAGCAAATGAGGGGTGATGAAGTAATCCCTCGCCCTGATGGCACTGAATTAACTTTTGACGTAATTAAAGTTCCTTCATTTGATGAATATGGGAACAGAGCCGGTTTACTGGTAATTGGAAGAGATGTTACCAACCGGAAAATCATTGAACAAGCACTGCAAAAAAGTGAAGAGAAGTTCAGGATTTTGGCTGAAAATGCATCTGATGTAATCTGGACAATGGATATTTATGGGAAGAATACCTATATGAGTCCATCCATTACCCGCCTCAGGGGTTATACAGCCGAAGAAGCAATGGCGCAGTCCTCTACAGAATCCCTCACACCTGAAACTGCAGGAAGAGCAAATGAAATTCTTAAAAGATGCTATTTCTAAAATTGAAAATGGTGAACGTTTCGAAAATTACAGTCTTTTACTCGAACAACCATGCAAAGACGGTTCAACCGTTTGGGTAGAAGCAACTGGGTAAGTCGGTATGAATTGCATAAAAAGAATGAGAAATAGCAAGTTTATCACCTTATAAGGCGGAGGTTTCAAGAAATGTCACGGATAGGAGAAAAGCAGAAGAACTACTCAGGGAACGCCAGTATTGGTTGAGTGAAAGTCAGCGCGTTGGCAGGATCGGCTCGTTCAGCATTGATATCATTAATGATATATGGAGTTCTTCCGAAGTATTGGATGAAATCCTTGGAATTGATGCACAAACCCCTAAAACTTTGCGCTCATGGCTTGATTTCACTCATCCCGATCATAAAGATGAGATACAAAACTATCTGATTGAAGAAGTACTTGGAAAAAGATCTGAATTCAATAAAGAGTATAAAATAATCAGGGTAAATGATGGAGTTGAACGATGGGTATGGGGAAAAGGAGAGCTAACCTTTGACGAATCCGGTGAAGCTACCAAAATGATTGGCACCTTACTGGATATTACAGAGCGGAAGATGGTGGAAGAAGCCCTCATAGGAGCTAAGAATAAGGCAGAAGAAAATGACCGCCTGAAAACAGCCTTCCTGAACAATATTTCACATGAAATCCGGACTCCTATGAATGCCATTATCGGGTTCTCCGGATTCCTGAATGATCCTACACTATCAGAAGATAAGCGGAAATATTTCACAGAAATTATCTGTAACGCAAGCAATCACCTGCTTTCCATTATAACTGATATTATTAATATTGCTACTATAGAAGCTGGCCAGGAGACCATAAAGACCAGCAAGGTCAATATTAACCAGATGCTGAGGAATCTGGAGAACCAGTTCGAAATTAAGGCAGTCAGTCAGAATTTGAAACTGAATTGTCAAACACCTTTACCAGATTCTGACATTAATCTGGAGACAGATGAAACGAAACTGATACAG contains:
- a CDS encoding response regulator; this encodes MSESQRVGRIGSFSIDIINDIWSSSEVLDEILGIDAQTPKTLRSWLDFTHPDHKDEIQNYLIEEVLGKRSEFNKEYKIIRVNDGVERWVWGKGELTFDESGEATKMIGTLLDITERKMVEEALIGAKNKAEENDRLKTAFLNNISHEIRTPMNAIIGFSGFLNDPTLSEDKRKYFTEIICNASNHLLSIITDIINIATIEAGQETIKTSKVNINQMLRNLENQFEIKAVSQNLKLNCQTPLPDSDINLETDETKLIQVMSNLIGNAMKFTKNGHVSFGYTLKDHSIEFFVEDSGIGIPSHMHTEIFDRFRQADSTIARQFGGTGLGLSISKAYVELLGGKIWLKSAPGQGSIFYFTLPFELARNGHHKETQKENDNFLNFEAPKNLLIAEDEDLNFMLLDQLLANQNFNLIRVMNGAEAVHACKSNPDIDLVLMDVKMPVMDGYEASRIIKQQFPHLPIIMQTAYARESDKLKAFECGCDGYIAKPIIINEFMDLLKSHLKQEETSLIK